One part of the Deltaproteobacteria bacterium genome encodes these proteins:
- a CDS encoding polysaccharide export protein, protein MIERNGLGRGLAAVLAALALAGCAGTARERPSAAQLETQAVEITEDYVIGPRDTLTIVVWREQELSIPRIEVRLDGKISVPLIDDVQAAGRTPLQLKAEITERLKEYITAPVVTVVVASIGSKLVYVIGEVSREGPIQMQPDMRVLDAIALAGGLNPFAGRSRIKVIRSQGGAAAEFTFDFDRFVDGRDLAQNILLLPGDTVVVPEERAFWR, encoded by the coding sequence ATGATCGAGAGGAATGGCCTCGGAAGAGGGCTGGCCGCGGTTCTCGCCGCGCTCGCGCTCGCGGGCTGCGCCGGAACCGCGCGCGAACGGCCGAGCGCCGCGCAGCTCGAGACCCAGGCGGTCGAGATCACCGAGGACTACGTGATCGGCCCGCGCGACACGCTGACGATCGTGGTCTGGCGCGAGCAGGAGCTTTCGATCCCGCGCATCGAAGTCCGGCTCGACGGCAAGATCTCCGTTCCGCTGATCGACGACGTTCAAGCCGCCGGCCGCACGCCGCTCCAGCTCAAGGCGGAGATCACCGAGCGGCTGAAGGAGTACATCACCGCGCCCGTCGTGACCGTCGTCGTCGCGAGCATCGGCTCGAAGCTCGTCTACGTGATCGGCGAGGTCTCGCGCGAGGGCCCGATCCAGATGCAGCCGGACATGCGCGTGCTCGACGCGATCGCGCTGGCCGGCGGGCTGAACCCGTTCGCGGGCCGCTCGCGAATCAAGGTGATCCGAAGCCAGGGCGGCGCCGCGGCCGAGTTCACCTTCGACTTCGACCGCTTCGTCGACGGCAGGGATCTGGCCCAGAACATCCTGCTGCTCCCAGGAGACACCGTTGTCGTTCCCGAAGAACGCGCTTTCTGGCGCTAG